A genomic stretch from Caldalkalibacillus salinus includes:
- a CDS encoding ABC transporter ATP-binding protein, translating to MAQITLKNVSKFFNGEAVVKNLQLTIKEGSFTVLVGPSGCGKSTTLRMIAGLEKQTTGDIWIGDRCVNDIPPGKRDIAMVFQNYALYPTMTVRENIEFGLINKKIPKDERRQRINDITEIVGLTPFLDKKPQVLSGGQRQRVALARAMVKKPQVFIFDEPLSNLDAKLRHQMRSELIELHKRLGTTFVYVTHDQVEAMSMGDQIVILNQGEIQQVAPPLDIYRDPENTFTAAFIGTPAMNIFKYDKVNMYLPHAKIAEVGYIGFRPEMVSLSTQAPHGQAFILPGEMMTRETLGSEVIYKVKTSAGHCLVKQYLSSVERAEKVYLSVDYRDLYFFNHHQQRIRPMMQEQASPVLLEVQ from the coding sequence ATGGCTCAAATCACACTGAAGAACGTCTCGAAATTTTTTAACGGAGAGGCGGTCGTCAAAAACCTTCAACTGACGATCAAAGAGGGGTCATTTACTGTGCTTGTAGGTCCTTCAGGTTGTGGAAAATCAACGACACTACGCATGATTGCCGGTCTGGAGAAGCAAACCACCGGTGACATTTGGATTGGAGACCGGTGTGTGAATGACATACCACCAGGAAAACGTGATATTGCCATGGTGTTTCAAAATTACGCGCTTTATCCCACAATGACAGTCAGAGAAAACATTGAGTTCGGACTCATTAATAAGAAAATTCCCAAGGACGAGCGCAGACAACGTATTAATGACATCACAGAGATCGTTGGATTAACGCCCTTTTTAGATAAGAAACCACAAGTCCTATCGGGTGGACAGCGTCAACGAGTGGCATTGGCACGAGCGATGGTCAAAAAACCTCAAGTGTTTATTTTCGATGAGCCCTTATCCAATCTCGATGCGAAGTTACGACATCAGATGAGGTCTGAGCTCATTGAACTACACAAACGATTAGGAACTACATTTGTCTACGTCACACATGATCAGGTTGAGGCTATGTCCATGGGGGATCAGATTGTCATTCTCAATCAGGGCGAGATACAACAAGTAGCCCCACCGCTAGATATCTATCGTGACCCAGAAAATACGTTCACAGCAGCATTTATAGGGACCCCTGCTATGAATATATTTAAGTATGACAAAGTGAATATGTATTTGCCACATGCGAAGATAGCCGAAGTCGGTTATATAGGTTTTCGTCCTGAAATGGTGAGCTTATCGACTCAAGCCCCTCATGGTCAAGCGTTCATTCTCCCGGGTGAAATGATGACGCGTGAGACATTAGGTTCTGAAGTGATTTACAAGGTCAAAACAAGTGCAGGACATTGTCTCGTCAAACAATACTTATCCTCAGTTGAGAGGGCTGAGAAAGTCTATTTGAGTGTGGACTATCGTGACCTATACTTCTTTAACCATCACCAACAGCGCATAAGACCTATGATGCAGGAGCAAGCGTCTCCCGTTCTGCTGGAGGTGCAATGA
- a CDS encoding carbohydrate ABC transporter permease: protein MMVWAKIRPYAMIAPAILIFCLFYIYPIGYMVYLSTFDWNFVSPTKMYVGLENFTSLFSESAFREVMHNSITYTCLTVFFTLGMSLFLAIWLNKKSMVYRFVQGAIFSPHIISLVSISMLWMWLMDTEYGLLNWLLSLVGGEKIQWLTHPDVALYSLVLVAVWKGIGFNTLVFIAGLQSIPRDIYEAAELDEANRFRMFYKITLPMLSPTLFFLTVICMIGSFQIFDTISIMTQGGPINSTNTFVYFIYENGFRFFNIGYASAAGVVLLIILSILTFLYFRLLSRSVHYR, encoded by the coding sequence ATGATGGTCTGGGCCAAAATAAGACCCTACGCCATGATTGCACCAGCCATTCTCATCTTCTGCCTGTTTTATATTTATCCCATTGGCTACATGGTCTACCTCAGTACGTTTGATTGGAATTTTGTTAGCCCAACAAAAATGTACGTCGGTTTAGAGAATTTCACGTCCCTATTTTCGGAAAGCGCGTTTAGGGAAGTCATGCACAACTCTATCACATATACGTGTCTGACCGTCTTCTTTACATTGGGGATGTCGCTCTTTTTAGCCATATGGCTGAATAAAAAAAGCATGGTGTATCGTTTTGTGCAAGGGGCTATTTTCAGCCCGCATATCATATCTCTGGTATCCATTTCTATGCTATGGATGTGGCTGATGGACACTGAATACGGACTATTAAACTGGTTGTTAAGTTTAGTGGGGGGAGAGAAAATCCAATGGCTCACCCATCCTGATGTGGCCCTTTATTCACTCGTGTTGGTAGCCGTATGGAAAGGTATAGGCTTTAATACGCTCGTGTTTATCGCTGGTTTACAAAGTATACCCAGGGATATATACGAAGCAGCCGAGCTAGATGAAGCCAACCGTTTTCGAATGTTTTATAAAATAACGCTACCGATGTTATCACCCACACTGTTCTTTTTGACAGTGATCTGTATGATTGGCTCATTTCAAATTTTTGACACCATCTCAATCATGACACAAGGGGGTCCCATAAACTCAACGAATACCTTCGTCTACTTTATCTATGAGAATGGTTTCCGCTTCTTCAACATTGGTTACGCATCCGCTGCCGGTGTCGTCTTACTCATTATTTTAAGTATCCTCACTTTCTTGTATTTTCGACTCCTATCTAGAAGCGTTCACTATCGTTAA
- a CDS encoding carbohydrate ABC transporter permease, with translation MILKTLSSKILNAMALIIVVMIFALPFFWMATTSLKTLGETIVFPPVWLPEKLNWQNFQQAWQSGPFLHYFINSVLVSVGILILQLLTIIPAAYAFARYRFRGDTFFFGLTMITLMIPSQLIFLPVYLQMSAWGLLDTLWALILPFSSSAFGIFLLRQSFKQVPEELLEAARLDEASEWRIMMRIMVPMAKPVLITFGLFSFITHWNDYFWPLVMTTTDEARTLPIGVTKLLHVEGGVAWHILMAGNMMLVLPILLVFFFAQRHIIRAFVYTGVK, from the coding sequence ATGATACTCAAGACGCTGTCTTCAAAAATACTGAATGCAATGGCGCTTATAATCGTTGTCATGATTTTTGCTCTACCATTTTTCTGGATGGCCACGACTTCGCTTAAAACATTAGGGGAGACCATTGTATTCCCACCGGTATGGTTGCCTGAAAAATTAAATTGGCAAAACTTCCAGCAAGCGTGGCAATCAGGTCCTTTTTTACATTACTTTATCAATAGTGTTCTGGTCTCCGTCGGCATTCTTATTCTTCAACTTCTCACGATTATTCCGGCTGCTTATGCTTTTGCCCGTTATAGGTTTAGAGGGGATACATTCTTCTTTGGATTGACAATGATCACATTGATGATCCCCTCTCAGCTCATATTCTTGCCCGTCTACTTACAGATGAGTGCTTGGGGACTTTTAGACACGTTATGGGCCCTTATTCTCCCTTTTTCATCAAGTGCATTTGGGATATTTCTTTTACGACAATCATTTAAACAAGTCCCTGAGGAACTACTGGAGGCGGCCCGATTGGACGAAGCCAGTGAATGGCGCATTATGATGCGCATCATGGTTCCGATGGCGAAGCCTGTGTTGATCACTTTTGGCTTGTTCAGCTTCATTACACATTGGAATGACTACTTTTGGCCACTCGTGATGACAACAACGGATGAAGCCAGAACCTTACCGATAGGGGTGACCAAACTACTACACGTCGAGGGTGGTGTGGCCTGGCATATCTTAATGGCTGGCAACATGATGCTTGTGCTTCCAATTTTGCTCGTGTTTTTCTTTGCTCAGAGACATATCATACGTGCGTTTGTTTATACGGGTGTGAAATAG
- a CDS encoding SRPBCC family protein, producing MSEKQSTPEIRKNTVFNADIHKVWEAIATAEGIDAWFMPNDFKQELGYEFTIQSPFGPTTCKVLELESPHRLVFSWGEEGWIVTFELEDLGDKTGFTLIHSGWGEPDHIVAGGPGQSNRDIRNRMNDGWESIVHEKLRKVVEGE from the coding sequence ATGAGTGAAAAACAATCAACGCCCGAAATACGAAAAAACACCGTATTTAACGCGGATATACATAAGGTTTGGGAAGCTATCGCAACGGCCGAAGGTATTGACGCATGGTTTATGCCCAACGATTTTAAGCAAGAGCTAGGTTATGAGTTTACCATACAGTCTCCTTTTGGGCCTACAACTTGTAAAGTACTAGAACTTGAGTCTCCGCATCGGCTTGTATTCTCTTGGGGAGAAGAGGGATGGATCGTTACCTTTGAATTAGAAGATCTAGGAGACAAAACAGGTTTTACTCTCATTCATTCAGGTTGGGGAGAACCAGATCACATCGTGGCAGGAGGACCAGGTCAATCTAACCGTGACATTAGAAATCGTATGAACGACGGTTGGGAATCCATCGTCCATGAAAAATTACGCAAAGTAGTGGAAGGCGAATGA
- a CDS encoding ArsR/SmtB family transcription factor: protein MIPEQKHDVFQAIADPTRRKMLRMLAEKEQSVTHMSRQFPISRTAVSKHLRILAETQLVRAEKVGKEKRYTLQPEALQEVKEWLSYFEQFWDNKLAQLKHLVEEHDDQPLKGVKKQTTMRKQHGGADQNGVDE from the coding sequence ATGATACCGGAACAAAAGCACGATGTGTTTCAGGCGATAGCCGACCCCACACGCCGCAAGATGTTGCGAATGCTAGCGGAGAAAGAACAGTCCGTGACCCATATGAGTCGGCAATTTCCTATCAGTCGGACAGCGGTGTCCAAACATTTGCGTATCCTAGCGGAAACTCAACTTGTCAGGGCTGAGAAGGTAGGAAAGGAAAAACGTTACACGTTACAACCGGAGGCTCTACAAGAAGTGAAGGAGTGGCTATCCTACTTTGAACAGTTCTGGGATAATAAGCTCGCTCAACTTAAACACCTTGTCGAAGAACATGATGACCAACCGTTGAAGGGTGTAAAAAAACAGACCACAATGAGAAAACAGCATGGTGGTGCTGATCAGAACGGTGTGGATGAGTAG
- a CDS encoding DMT family transporter: MNTKALAMAIITVVIWGSTFAAIRASLQGGYEAGHLVLIRYLIASFFFALIALWPSIRFRFPAKKDFINMILLGWVGISLYHFGVTFGVQTIPAGTAGMLIGSAPIFTAIIAIVVLKERLSLLGWSGLAIGFVGIVCITLGSAEGSTFALSKGALLVLMAAVATSVFFVFQKPLLGRYHPIELTAYFTWAGTVPFFIFWPGLMTSIQNATFEAHLAALFAGIFPAGIAYVTWAMALSHGRASSVTSVMYLEPAVAIVVAWIWLNEWPAMLSVTGGVIALIGVLVVNGLGKKQKGQKNQGVSAVSKDAM; encoded by the coding sequence TTGAATACAAAAGCACTGGCAATGGCCATAATCACCGTTGTCATTTGGGGTTCAACGTTTGCAGCGATACGCGCCAGTTTACAGGGAGGTTATGAAGCCGGACACTTGGTGCTCATACGTTATTTAATTGCATCATTCTTTTTTGCCTTGATCGCTTTATGGCCAAGCATACGTTTTCGCTTTCCGGCCAAAAAGGATTTTATCAATATGATATTGCTGGGGTGGGTCGGCATCAGTTTGTATCACTTTGGTGTCACATTCGGTGTACAAACCATCCCAGCCGGTACGGCAGGCATGTTAATCGGTTCTGCCCCGATTTTCACGGCTATCATTGCCATTGTCGTACTGAAAGAACGCTTAAGTCTTTTAGGGTGGAGTGGTTTAGCGATCGGTTTCGTAGGCATTGTCTGCATCACGCTGGGTTCTGCTGAGGGTTCGACGTTCGCCTTGTCCAAAGGGGCTTTGCTAGTCTTAATGGCTGCTGTAGCGACGTCTGTCTTTTTTGTCTTTCAAAAGCCACTGTTGGGTCGCTATCACCCGATTGAATTAACGGCTTATTTCACTTGGGCAGGGACCGTTCCATTTTTTATTTTTTGGCCTGGTCTAATGACGTCGATTCAAAATGCCACTTTTGAGGCCCATTTAGCTGCCTTGTTTGCCGGGATCTTTCCGGCGGGTATCGCCTATGTTACTTGGGCAATGGCCCTATCACACGGACGTGCCAGTTCGGTCACCAGTGTGATGTATCTGGAACCCGCTGTCGCGATAGTCGTAGCTTGGATTTGGTTGAATGAATGGCCCGCTATGCTATCCGTTACCGGAGGTGTGATTGCGCTTATCGGTGTGTTGGTCGTGAATGGGCTAGGAAAAAAGCAAAAGGGGCAAAAGAATCAAGGTGTATCAGCTGTATCAAAAGATGCGATGTAA
- a CDS encoding PLP-dependent aminotransferase family protein, with protein sequence MPQAKYKQIIKYILEKITRGEWTIGSKIPSQRALAKLFDVNRSTVITALEELTADGLLEAKVGQGTIVANNTWTLISAKKPVNWNKNISLGIHQASMSIVQIINETEANARYIQLGKSELSPDLFPITTMKQIMTKVTEQLTPLSYEQPKGNLELREAICAYLEKKGIYTSPASVLVVSGALQALQLISIGLLSRGSTIFLEQPSYLYSLSVFQSAHMKLYGLPMDQQGIVPQEIEHVSMPQEKSVLYTIPTFHNPTGTLMPENRREALMNICEKEQTPMIEDDVYGDLWLDTPPPPPLKSYDKYGSVLYIGSLSKTLSAGFRIGWMVGPESVIDRLSDLKMQTDYGSSSLSQKVAKEWLVSGLYEQHLTFVREELKKRRAATLEALRKELTGMATWQAPQGGFFIWIKVLMPIHNKSLFEKALTEGLLLNPGSIYAQQHGVYLRLSYGYASIEDIREGIRRLGLILRNLESG encoded by the coding sequence ATGCCGCAAGCAAAGTATAAACAAATCATCAAATATATATTGGAAAAAATCACAAGAGGCGAATGGACCATCGGGAGTAAAATCCCCAGTCAGCGGGCATTAGCTAAATTGTTCGACGTGAATCGGAGCACAGTCATTACCGCATTGGAGGAACTAACTGCGGATGGTCTTCTAGAAGCAAAAGTGGGTCAAGGCACCATTGTAGCTAATAATACATGGACTTTAATCAGCGCGAAGAAACCGGTTAATTGGAACAAAAATATATCTCTCGGCATCCATCAGGCTAGCATGAGTATCGTCCAAATCATTAACGAAACGGAGGCAAATGCTAGATATATTCAACTTGGGAAAAGCGAACTATCTCCAGACTTATTTCCCATCACAACCATGAAACAGATTATGACAAAAGTGACGGAGCAGCTTACCCCACTCAGTTATGAACAGCCCAAGGGAAACCTTGAGCTACGTGAGGCGATATGTGCTTATCTAGAAAAAAAGGGTATCTACACTTCGCCTGCATCTGTTCTAGTCGTATCTGGGGCTTTGCAAGCCTTACAATTGATTTCTATCGGTTTACTCAGTCGGGGGTCGACCATATTCCTAGAACAACCCTCATACCTTTATTCGCTCTCTGTCTTTCAATCAGCCCACATGAAACTGTATGGCTTACCGATGGATCAGCAGGGCATTGTACCCCAAGAGATTGAGCATGTTTCTATGCCGCAGGAAAAATCGGTACTATATACCATCCCAACCTTCCATAATCCGACCGGGACTTTGATGCCTGAAAACAGAAGAGAAGCGCTTATGAATATCTGTGAGAAAGAGCAGACACCGATGATTGAAGATGATGTGTACGGAGACCTATGGTTAGACACACCGCCACCCCCTCCGTTAAAGTCGTACGATAAATACGGGAGTGTCCTCTACATTGGTAGTTTATCTAAAACGTTAAGTGCTGGTTTTCGAATCGGGTGGATGGTAGGCCCTGAATCTGTCATTGACAGGTTATCTGATCTGAAAATGCAAACAGACTACGGATCTAGCTCATTATCGCAAAAAGTGGCCAAGGAATGGTTAGTAAGCGGCCTTTATGAACAACATCTCACATTTGTAAGGGAGGAGCTCAAGAAGCGACGCGCTGCCACTCTAGAAGCACTTCGGAAAGAGCTCACAGGGATGGCCACGTGGCAAGCGCCTCAAGGGGGCTTTTTTATTTGGATCAAGGTCCTCATGCCCATACACAATAAATCATTATTTGAAAAAGCATTGACGGAAGGCCTTCTTCTTAATCCCGGTAGCATTTATGCCCAACAGCACGGGGTGTATCTTCGCCTGTCTTACGGTTATGCCTCCATAGAAGATATTCGAGAGGGGATTCGTAGGTTGGGACTTATTCTTAGGAACTTGGAGAGCGGTTAG
- a CDS encoding ATP-grasp domain-containing protein, translating to MGKIHIIHENEEWTEHLTKRLDELQLPYEDWHLKSGQIDLSSTPPEGVFYNRMSASSHTRGHRYAPELASGVLAWLERHGRPVLNGTRALQLEVSKVAQYMALNAAGVPTPKTVAAVGKEEILDAASKFEGQSFITKHNRAGKGLGVRLFHSYDRLQTYIESDEFEEPIDGITLIQEYIRAPQPYITRCEFVGGQFLYAVQVDTSEGFELCPADTCQIDDLFCPADEQPETKEEKPKFDIIQDFNDPIIKQYETFLAQNDIAVAGIEFIRNEKGEIFTYDVNTNTNYNADAEAKAQKYGMLELAKLLGSYISD from the coding sequence ATGGGGAAGATTCACATTATCCACGAAAATGAGGAATGGACCGAACATTTAACTAAAAGACTTGATGAGCTTCAGTTGCCTTATGAGGACTGGCACCTTAAGTCGGGTCAAATTGACCTGAGCAGTACACCTCCCGAAGGTGTTTTCTATAATCGCATGAGTGCTTCTTCTCACACGAGAGGCCATCGATACGCACCTGAGCTGGCATCCGGTGTACTAGCTTGGCTAGAAAGACATGGACGTCCTGTTCTCAATGGAACCCGGGCACTACAGTTAGAAGTGAGTAAAGTCGCGCAATATATGGCGTTGAATGCTGCAGGCGTGCCCACTCCGAAAACGGTGGCCGCTGTTGGAAAAGAAGAGATTTTGGACGCAGCTTCTAAGTTTGAAGGACAATCTTTCATCACCAAGCATAATCGAGCTGGTAAGGGCTTAGGTGTTCGATTGTTTCATTCGTACGATCGTCTTCAAACGTATATTGAAAGTGATGAGTTTGAAGAGCCTATCGACGGGATTACGCTTATTCAAGAGTACATACGAGCACCTCAACCGTATATTACGAGATGTGAATTTGTTGGCGGCCAATTCCTATATGCGGTGCAAGTAGATACATCGGAAGGCTTCGAGCTGTGCCCTGCTGATACTTGTCAAATTGATGACTTGTTCTGCCCCGCTGATGAACAGCCTGAAACGAAAGAAGAAAAACCTAAATTTGACATTATCCAAGACTTTAATGACCCGATTATCAAACAGTATGAAACATTCTTAGCTCAAAACGATATTGCTGTCGCCGGCATTGAGTTTATTCGAAATGAAAAAGGTGAGATTTTCACGTATGATGTGAACACGAATACAAACTATAACGCAGACGCCGAAGCAAAGGCGCAAAAATACGGCATGTTAGAATTAGCAAAACTGTTAGGAAGCTACATTTCAGATTAA
- a CDS encoding S-layer homology domain-containing protein, whose amino-acid sequence MKRKCLLLLVFVLVFTVPLTAFAEQFRDVEGHWAEKSIRSMLDQGHIQGYPDDTFRPEGSISRAEFSTVVVSILELSGSGHSRGFPDVTRNHWAYNDITIAASNGIVEGYETGLFKPNGNITRAEIAAIAARALVEGKELDQIPRVGLGYKDNADIPSWSKTYVAYASDEGLLGGYLDGSFRAQRPTTRAEAVVILERLIALLLEEDENEDDTSQSSTIPRTGGSGGNNDDNDHTDGNDDNDNGNNDNGDNGDNGNNDDGNGDNGDGDKKTPIDKITDPVKDKVDKIEDKVDETVDGITDTVDDTVDEVTDIVDDTVDRGTDTVDDTVDGVTDIVDDTVDGVCSIKEILNPLSGTVRCVKDTLNTILP is encoded by the coding sequence ATGAAACGAAAATGTCTACTCTTATTAGTTTTTGTACTAGTCTTCACGGTGCCTTTAACCGCATTCGCTGAACAATTCCGCGATGTTGAGGGTCACTGGGCAGAAAAGAGCATCAGATCAATGCTCGATCAGGGACACATTCAGGGATACCCTGACGATACTTTTAGACCTGAAGGTTCTATTTCTAGAGCTGAATTTTCTACAGTAGTGGTGAGCATCTTAGAATTATCCGGGTCGGGTCACTCACGTGGATTTCCGGATGTAACGAGAAATCATTGGGCCTATAACGATATCACCATTGCTGCATCAAATGGTATTGTAGAGGGCTACGAGACAGGTCTATTCAAGCCTAATGGTAATATTACACGTGCTGAAATTGCCGCTATTGCAGCTCGTGCCTTAGTCGAAGGCAAAGAATTAGATCAAATCCCTCGAGTGGGACTTGGGTACAAAGACAACGCCGATATTCCGAGCTGGTCAAAAACTTATGTTGCTTATGCATCAGACGAGGGCTTACTTGGTGGGTACCTTGATGGGTCTTTTCGAGCACAACGACCCACCACACGTGCAGAGGCGGTCGTCATCCTGGAAAGACTAATCGCGCTACTACTCGAGGAAGATGAAAACGAAGATGACACCTCCCAATCTAGTACCATTCCTAGAACGGGTGGAAGTGGTGGCAACAATGATGATAACGACCATACGGATGGTAACGATGACAACGATAATGGGAATAATGACAACGGAGATAACGGAGATAACGGTAATAACGATGATGGTAACGGTGACAATGGCGATGGCGACAAGAAAACGCCAATCGATAAAATTACAGATCCTGTGAAAGATAAAGTGGATAAAATAGAGGACAAGGTTGACGAAACAGTTGATGGGATTACTGATACTGTAGACGATACGGTCGATGAAGTAACAGATATTGTAGACGACACAGTCGATAGGGGCACTGACACTGTAGACGACACAGTCGATGGGGTCACTGATATTGTAGATGATACAGTCGATGGGGTCTGTAGCATTAAAGAAATCTTAAATCCCTTATCTGGAACAGTACGTTGTGTAAAAGACACATTAAATACAATACTTCCTTAA
- a CDS encoding CocE/NonD family hydrolase produces the protein MTQGKLLISFALALTLLFMIEEDIEFSSLHSQVTGSIHSSEQIGYGTEDRQWVLTQQTPKSKTGYPVKVTEEVSIPMRDGVILKGRLFLPEYKRGPFPTIVQLNGYGHDRTDVADREHMLYNLVERGYAALHVSLRGVGSSEGESNLFNQYGQDGYDVIEWAAAQPWSDGHVGTVGISLLGISQWLAAKELPPSLKAISPIAACADCYSYLWYPGGMLPGPGREGRTEYSFALEHRNLDEWWRERTVLEKDIQAMTDQGIAPLVSGGWNDYITPGNIRAFKQIRATGGEGKLIIGPQAHRYLTNVQPYDFEIYQTLWFDHHLKGVDNGIDQEDRVLIYVQGPDRWRFEKDWPIPDANDVELYLTDSKSGSIESINDGSLQPELPAQKNVSDQYTYDPDLGPFLPALLSSSRRLDIDQSSYEAQTLTWTTDPLAVSTEVTGSIKLQFWASANVEDTDFVVQVTDVAPDGTSRQVTTGYLNASRAESVSDPTPLEPGQAQQYTMEILPTSYVFQAGHRIRLSLAGGAKPLDNQRYAQGPGLHPTPAEVEIHQGIDYPSSVVFPVIGNEDIWTTEDTFADVPDSHPFFHEITTLAHRGLINGRSSTKYVPDGFLSRAELSALLVRAFSLEQESETLPFTDVDAAKWYAKPVSVAYRHGLVQGVSTRRFEPHQDVTREQAFTIVARAIKDQEYTQDLSEEVIASILSRVQDIEYLSDYAREGVASLLNAEIIDVEASGLLRPREAITRAEVAQFLYRSLS, from the coding sequence ATGACACAAGGAAAACTACTGATTAGCTTTGCATTAGCACTCACACTTCTTTTTATGATTGAAGAAGATATTGAATTCTCTTCCTTACACTCACAGGTTACGGGGAGCATACATAGCAGTGAACAAATAGGATACGGGACAGAGGATAGACAATGGGTTCTTACACAGCAAACCCCAAAATCAAAGACAGGCTACCCTGTGAAAGTGACGGAGGAAGTCAGTATCCCCATGCGTGATGGTGTTATCCTAAAGGGACGCTTGTTCCTCCCCGAGTATAAGCGGGGCCCTTTTCCTACTATCGTACAACTTAACGGTTACGGACATGATCGAACAGACGTAGCTGATCGTGAACACATGCTATATAATCTTGTTGAACGAGGATATGCTGCATTACATGTCAGTCTTCGCGGAGTTGGAAGTTCAGAAGGAGAAAGTAACTTATTCAATCAATATGGACAAGACGGTTACGATGTCATTGAATGGGCAGCCGCTCAACCTTGGAGTGATGGCCATGTAGGAACAGTGGGTATATCTTTATTGGGCATTAGCCAGTGGTTAGCAGCCAAGGAACTTCCCCCTAGCCTAAAAGCCATTAGCCCGATTGCAGCCTGTGCAGATTGCTATTCTTATTTATGGTATCCAGGGGGCATGCTACCAGGTCCAGGCCGAGAGGGAAGAACCGAATATTCCTTTGCCTTGGAACACCGCAACTTAGACGAATGGTGGCGTGAACGAACAGTCTTAGAGAAGGACATACAAGCGATGACTGATCAAGGGATTGCACCACTTGTATCTGGTGGTTGGAACGATTACATCACACCTGGTAATATCAGAGCATTTAAACAAATAAGGGCAACGGGAGGCGAAGGAAAGCTCATTATTGGACCGCAAGCTCACCGTTATTTAACAAACGTTCAGCCCTATGACTTTGAAATTTATCAGACGCTGTGGTTTGATCATCACCTTAAAGGCGTCGATAATGGCATTGACCAAGAAGATCGAGTCCTAATATATGTCCAGGGCCCTGATCGATGGCGTTTTGAAAAAGATTGGCCCATACCAGACGCTAACGATGTGGAACTTTACCTGACGGATTCTAAAAGTGGATCGATTGAAAGTATCAATGACGGTTCATTACAGCCAGAGCTTCCCGCACAAAAAAATGTGTCAGATCAATATACATATGATCCCGATTTAGGTCCTTTTTTACCTGCATTATTAAGCTCCTCTAGGCGCTTAGACATTGATCAGTCTTCGTATGAAGCTCAAACATTGACTTGGACAACAGACCCACTGGCTGTATCCACGGAGGTCACAGGGAGTATCAAACTTCAATTTTGGGCTAGTGCGAATGTCGAGGATACAGATTTCGTTGTTCAGGTAACAGACGTTGCCCCAGATGGGACTTCACGGCAGGTCACAACCGGCTATCTTAATGCGTCTAGAGCCGAATCTGTCAGTGACCCTACGCCGTTGGAGCCTGGACAAGCACAGCAGTATACGATGGAAATATTGCCTACATCTTACGTATTCCAAGCCGGTCACCGAATACGTTTAAGCCTAGCTGGCGGGGCTAAACCTTTGGACAATCAAAGATATGCGCAGGGCCCTGGTTTACATCCAACCCCAGCTGAAGTTGAGATCCATCAGGGCATCGATTACCCGTCATCTGTTGTGTTCCCTGTCATTGGGAACGAGGATATCTGGACAACTGAGGATACTTTTGCAGACGTACCAGACAGCCATCCGTTTTTTCATGAAATTACAACATTAGCCCATCGTGGGTTGATCAATGGGCGTAGCAGCACAAAGTATGTGCCAGATGGCTTTTTGTCTCGAGCCGAGCTATCGGCTTTACTTGTACGTGCGTTCAGTTTAGAACAAGAAAGTGAGACACTACCATTTACAGATGTGGACGCAGCCAAGTGGTATGCCAAGCCGGTTAGCGTTGCCTATCGTCACGGTTTAGTGCAAGGGGTCAGCACTCGACGTTTTGAACCTCACCAAGATGTGACCCGTGAACAAGCCTTTACCATAGTCGCCAGGGCTATAAAGGATCAAGAATATACACAAGACCTCAGCGAGGAAGTTATAGCTAGTATACTATCCCGAGTACAGGATATAGAATATCTTAGCGATTATGCGCGCGAAGGTGTGGCCAGCCTATTAAATGCCGAGATCATTGACGTCGAGGCAAGTGGGTTACTACGCCCTAGGGAAGCGATCACCCGGGCAGAAGTGGCACAGTTCCTATATCGTTCTTTGTCTTAA